The window catgccgTAAAACTGAAGGACCCGTATTATTGATGggcagattttcgattgtcaactgtataatACAGTCCAATACCAATAGATTTTAGTTTGCTTAGTGTAGGGCTCAGCAGACATGAGGACCATTGTGCCGGTCTAAATTGGTCAAAGTACAATCAAAAACCTGGATATTTTAATTTCTCCTTAACACATTGGACACATCTATTTGGTTGGCTGGGTTTAATGTAGTTTAagcacaggtttaaaaaaaaatcagtaaattgtATTGTTCCTGATTGTCTGACTTTATGAATTCAGAGGTTCTCTGAAAACCTGATGGACCTACGCGAAGATAATCAAGAGAACCATAGCTGATCAGACTGTAATTTCTTAAAATTACTCTTctaatttattgttttctatCTTAAAAACTTAAACTTTGCATATGGTGAAAATGATTGATAGTCGTTGTTTTCCCCTTGGTAGGGGGATCGAGTATGTAGTATAGGTCAATGTTATCATTTATCATTCATGGGTTTATGCTGATAAAATGATAAGCATTAGAAAACAATGaagtgttttaaatgttagcgtagtaaaaaaatcaagaataaatGATCTTTTTATGAATTACAGGTGACTTACATTATATGCCACATCACacctcaatgaactgaaacaTCTAGTGTTTAATTACATTGGTGAAAAGCAATTAGGATAATGAGACAAGTGATGGTAAATTAGGTAATTACCTTGGTTTAATAGGGTCATAGCTCCAGGAGCCAACTATATACATTTGTATGATCTATAAAACTATAtcagattgtttttctttttatatgaagAAAAGGAGAATCAATTTGCAAAGTTGagcataattaaataaaaaattaatatagatgttctaaaacatatatatatctctttttcttttgttttgttatgttttgtttatcTCTCTgcctataaatgtatatagagaaACTTAGATGCAGCTAATATCTTgtgtccttctgaagaagccaACGAGTGAAACACATCTAGGACTTGAAATTGGAATTGGAATTGCTCCGGAACAAATGTCGAGACGACgagggaccagatgccggacacccccggagtgattggcctgccctgcaggattgaaggtaagtgtgtttttgtttttttgttttttttagtatagtttctctttaagatggaaaataataattttgaattattgctgtattcattttttggtAAAGCACCTGAAAAGTCCCCATAACCTAGAACATTGTTTTTTCTCCCAATTCATCATGATGGTCGGTGTGATCCAGGCACACATTGCACACCGGCCATTGATGGTGTGATGAACCTTTGTCATTTCTAATAACCTCCCTAATTAATCCCGGCAGGTCTGCACCTGCTCACATGGGCGATGTCACCCAGTATATATTTACAGCTTCCATCACCTGGGTGTAGCTCATCTCCACCTAAAGTGTGTCAGGAGCAGCTCACTCCAACCTGTAAAACGGTACACGAGAGTCACCGACAGACAGATCTACAGCGGACCAGCACATGCAGATCAAGGTAGGATGAAAGGAATTGTTCTGGTGGACTTTATCAGGGACTACGACTATGTGTCatatgcaatttttgttttgtatgcaaCTTTAGCAGAAAATATAACAGCAGGGATGTCATGAATAATTTCATACAGAGCTATGCCAGGGACTGTGATATTCAGAAATAGGAAGGACTGATTGATCAaggctgtccaagactggagaaggtagactatcatggaaaaacatgggtgatccagcaaacgtggaatccatttaaaaaaaatcatttactattggttagcaaatgttttcagtcctggaccagatccattccaggtttgctgggtcacccaggttctcccatgatagtctatcttctccagtctttggaagctttattaaatcaggtccaatccTGCTCAACATTACAAATTCCCAGGCTCACCCTGAAAGCCTTTCCTGCTTCTCATCCCCTGCAGCTATTAGGTATAGCATTTTATTGGCTCCACAGGCTACATTATATACACATCATGTTCCACACACCTGCTGTCCGGAGAGATATCTCAGTTTGAAGTCTGATGTGATAATGTAAATGGTGAATACCTTATGTGAACCTGTcagaaagagaacctgtcacatagGCTGGTTGTCACACACACTGCTTGACTCATACAAAGAGCATGGAACCTGCTGTTTCCTGtcctgacaggtcctctttatgtcCTCACACCTGTTGTGTTCACTTGTCCATGTTATTATGACATACACTGTACATCATTTAATCTTATTTTCTGACATAGCTGCTGTGAGTCATCTCTTATGTGGATCCAAGGTAAAAACTTAATATATGTAGAGGGGATAGTACAGTAAGAATTCATAAAAAGATTCCCCGTGTTctgtttttgtgaaaatgataatatttagATAATTGCATGTCATCATAActagaacaggtaaattattattattattattattattattattattattattatttgatgtaatatatttaatgtatttgtcttatgttacaatgttttttaacattGATGATCAAACTTATGggttgttttataataatattaatataataaatcatattacaTATAAAGTTATAATATATCTGAAATACATTATGCACAATGCAGTGCAGCAAATAAGACTCCAATTATACAGAACAGATAGCAGGATGAGATTGCTGCAGATTTCTAAGAAACAATTATGAGTCACattgaataataaatgttaaagtttgCAGTAAAATTAAAGAGGGAAAACACTACTTAACACCTACTTGGTAAACACAAtaagcctgattcattaaagctccccaagcatagagaagatagactaaatgggagaacctgggtgatccagcaaatagaaaaaagatctggtccaggatggaaaatattttccaactaatagcaaattatttttaagaaatccattccaggtttgctggatcacccaggttctcctattataGGCTACTTTCTTTAGTCTTGGAggactttgataaatcaggtccaacaATGATGTCTCTGTTCAATCTTTGTCTAATACATTTTACTATGTaataagaggacctgtcattcaatttgtatccaatcaaacaAGCTCCTCCATTTCCTAGCTGATAGTATATATGATTACAATGTAATGTGATTGGGAAGCTCCACAGTATAGTGTGCAGTCTATCAATGTGTGTCGGTAAGGATGAGCAgagatttttgcaaaattgattTAGACTTTGTATAATTGTTGGCAAAATAATTCTTAAATATCACCGGTGGATGCCTAGAAaaaatttgcttgaaaaaaaaaaattaaattgctttgTTTTCTGGGAAAGCCAAGTGATCAATAGGTCAGCGCCGACATGGTTATCATATGACTTAGGAAAAGGGGTAACATTATTTGGAGGTTAgtgtaaagcagtggtcaccaaccagtggtccattgcaaaatttggacattttttgcaatttttatgttttattaataataaaacaaaaataatattctaataaattcttatatgcgtaatgacaattttcgccttatattgaactcaattcacgcactgtactagagacggaaaaacaagcgaggcgcagcgtgacgtcagtgtagtattaagttgtatgaccgctgccgagccgtacgcttcagtattgtttccaccattacaacatttaccccgctccgccaataccgattctcatcccattgttttattttatttgtttatttctcagataatcttttaggtaagtatgaccttagctgtgtattttctgtaaCTATTATAATTAATAGAATCaaacagtttgactttgataattatcatttcttgtttggtcttaaaatgaaataaacccataatgagggagaaaaagcaaacaaatacgttacatttctttagtaataccaaagataatacaactaatgataatagtaacaatagtaatacttcacctaaccgtgagctgatcaatgaatcagagccgccacagccCTTGTTAGcaccattattttacaaatggatttatctttttCGAAAAAGTCATATTAGTGATCCGTGCGATTtgaaatgatgaatttagtggtcagtaAGGTCCGAAAAGTTGGCCATTACTAGAGTAAAGGGTATTGTAATAAATGCCATAGATAGAGAAAGTTAGAATCATTGAATATTGGTAGCATTAGGGTTAGAGATGATATTAGGGGTGCAGTTAGGGTCAGAGCTGTGTGGctgctttcatctttttttaaatccctgAAACATATTCTAATGATTCACAAAGCTGTATTCATGTATCCGTCACTGGAACAAAGCATCCCGAGAAATCCAGTATAACAAGAAACATAAAATTGCAGCACATTCATTGTACCATCAATCTCTCAGCACTGAGATCTCTGCATGATTCGGAGGCCGTGAGTCGGAAGTAGAAGAGAGAAGGATTGCAGAGGACAAGGAAGGAAGATAATTGGATTGGCAGCCTAATAAACTTTATTCCCATTTACATAATCCGTGTCATTATAATCCATACAGCACCTCGCCCCAACCACCCACAGGGAGCTGGAAGGACATCCAGGGGAAAGTATCTGTACACAACTCCAGGAAAAAGGAATTATATAACAAACCGCCTGTTGTAATCATAAACATTGTCacaaataaagtaacaaaaatggcaaaatcaaTATTGATGGTTAAAGGGAGTGGGGCGGACACACCCAGAGACACGTGTAGGCGGTAAAAACCTGAATTGATTCCTCGTGTGTGAATATTAATTAATTTGGGATTTCTCTGCTCTTCATTTCACTTCCTTCATTTCCAGAACAGGAAGAGAAGGGAAATCCCACGGActgcaagaaataaatattaataattggagattgtttcaattaaaaaaaaagttctttccaATTGTTAGAATGAAATCTATAACATAATTCATCATTTTAGTATCCTCTGCATTTTCCTCCCCACATTCGCTGTATAAGAAGTATGGAAAGAGTTTCTATTGAGCTGTAACAATGTAACAGATATTTGATTGATTGTTTACcagttattttctttgtattccaGCCCCCCCACCATGAATGAGAAGCGGAAGACCTGGGCATGGGCAGTCATTGTGCTCTTCCTCCTGGCTATTATTGTAGTAGGGGCGACATTAATCGGGGTGTACATGACGCAGAAGCACACAGAGGCGGTGAGTAGATCTGATAAAAAATTTAATCCAATAAATCTCTGCCTGGCTTATTTTCAGAAAGAATATGTGAACACCGGGattaatgcataataataattacaaaaaaaattgaagatagAATAGGTTTTGCTGAAATGCCCCCTTCAATCTGCAGCTCACCCTGCTGCAGTACtccttttctgccactagatacCCTCAGTGATCCTTGTTGAATGACAGCCAGCAACATATAACCCACTTCTATGGCCTGGCTGTCATGGCCCTATCCTAACGCTGGATAGTAAAAGGAGAAGTAGTACACTGATTAACTCAATTCCCCTGACTCTGCTTTCTCCTACTATCCCACTATCAGCTCAAGAACTGATTAGCCCCTTGTGCTGTTTGTCCTTGTCTTGGTCTAAGCCCTGCTGTGCACTGCAAGAGACTCATCCCAGGCCACCTTCAGATACTTAAATTGCCTCtatttaaaatctatatttagagctctatttataaaacaggaaatcagatatTCCTTCTTGGGAATCTTCACAGtaatatgtttcaatggcagcagttgattcccaccagggaatatttaagggaatgtcagattccatgttttataaatagcccaCAATGTTGTTAAATTATTACAGATTTGCATTAGTTTCTGTTTGCACAGCTTTGacattgtttaaaacatatttgatttatttatagctaatatttaaaactaatttttattaagTGTATAAAAATAGCAGAATACTGTCTTTGCATTATTTTCCTGTAAAACACAGCAGTGCTCAGACTAGAAGCCAGTAAATGCTTTGTTGCTTTGCACAGTTTTGTGAATACACTTAAAAAAGAGAAGATGAGGATGACCTTATGAGTGTCCTTCTTCTCCTGTATTGTCCAATAAGCTGATTGAGATCTTTGGCTAAGCTCTATCCCGCTGTGATCAGGAACCTGGCTATCTGAGAAATGGTTATAATCCTTTATATACACAtctgctgtaaaatatattagctatataaaggttttttacaatttgttttttaaaccttcagCATGTAGtacgtaaaaaaaaatagagtgacaaaataatggaaacactTGTTGGTGGCAATTTTGCAGGTGGTAGAAATGGCGTTCCATGCCAAGAGTGGTGAGAAAGTCCAGCAGACGGTCATGTTGAATGATGAAGTGAATATGGCGGCATTTTATGTGAGCAGCAACAACGTGTCGTCCACCATCCTGTATGACTACAACCATGTGAGTGATACGAGGGCGaccaaataaaagtgaaaataagcAAATTCCTTCATTTTAGGATGGAGGTCATTGGTTTTCTGTTTGTGGTATGAGCGTTGTGATTTTAAATCCTGGTgaataaaaagtgaaagtgtaTACACACCAACACAACTGTGCACAAGTGTGCTATGGCTGTCCATTGAAGAGGAAACTCCCTGGAGGGGTCCTGACAAAGGACAAGGCACGCAATTCTACCAAAACCAGGCAGAACTCCGAACCTTGGGGATCAGCCGGTGCCAGTCCACTAGGAACTAGATAGAGAGTAATGGTGGACGTTGCCAACAGTGTGCAAAACTGATTTGGGGTCCACCATTCTCCCCATCATCCCCTCAGTAGAAATAAGTGCACACGGGCTTTCTTACTGCACACCACAGCTCTCCATGCCTTCAGTCCTTCAGTCAAACTTCCTGACAGCACACCTACTTCAAAAGAGCTTCCGGCCCACAGCTTTaactcaatgggcctaatttattaaaactctccaaggctgaagaaagatacactttcatcagtgaagctgggtgatctagcaaacctggaatggatctggtccagggcttaaaacatttgttaccaaaaagcaaatgactttgaagaaacccattccaggtttgctgcatcacccaggttcactgatgaaagcgtatcctctccagccttggagaactttattaattcaggctCAGTGAGCAGGGCTGAGACACCATGGGAAGAAATGAGGGAGAAACAAAGCTACTGTGGGGTTCCTGGTTGGCTGGGAGGCTTCGGGCCCTTTTACAATGCACAATTTGCACCTTCATATGTTTGGAGTAACAAAGCAAAGGCCACAAATCTTCAGCAGAGACCCTGAATCTGCAGCTTCTGCCCTCTCTGGGGTGAAAAGCATAAAAATctttgctataaataaataagtggCAAGTTGTCTCAATAGAGCTGGAGactggaaaactttttttattttacagtgtaatagcCTGGAGAGTCATTGCCTTTGTCACATGACCCCATTTGGAGATTTCGGATATTATTGCTACCTGTGCCAGAGTAATGCCCCCCCCTTTCCACCACCATTTCCATTTATTGTATAGGTGTTAATTGCCAATTCCAAAATTacttattttctttgcaaaatttctcaaactttcattttattcatactaAACAGCTTTTAAAtccttacattaaaaaatctacttttttattttatagagaaatGATAAAATTATGAAAGTTATGAGAGCCCATGGCTCAAAAACAGATCCATAGGAGCTTCTGTGACATTGAAAGCCCATTGGACCTTAAAGAAGTTATCACCAGAAACTATCTTCATTTACTTATCTGCTGATTCCAATGCATTTCATCTAAACATTAAAATTCTATCCAAATCTcgcaaattttggcaaaattttagAAGAAATAAACTGTTCAGTTTTACTTACCCATAGGCTTCCAACAATGAAGTGCACAATCCTAGTTTTATGAGGGAACCTTTAGTCCAAATTATTTAATCCAAATTCACTTTTTGTTCCTCATGCTGACATTGAACGCTAATTGGAGTCTAATTTTAGCAAATGTAAAATTGTTCATTTGGAGACAAATCAAATTTGATGAAAGGTTCTAGTGATCCCAAAGGTTATGATCGTTTCCAgggacagaaatctgacatctgtactgGACTCAAGTCCTTGTCCCAATTGGGTTTCCATATCAGAGAGGGGACTGTATGTTGTTGTTCAGCTTCGGTGCTGATTGTGTCCCTCTCTCGTGTTAGCATCTGGAGATGGCCGAAGCTTCTACAATGCCAAAAAACAAAGCAGACTATAGAAATCGAACCTCTTTTATCTAACTTATCTGTAACATTTTCCAATAAAAGCCTCTGTGTCACCCCCAGGGTTTCATCGGCTTCAGACGCAGCAATGGAAAGAATTGTTACATTGTGAAGATGGGGAAAATCAATGTACCGACAATGGCCGATATTCTGAAGAGCATCAAGCAATTTCAGCGGCAGGTAGGGACTGATATTTCTATAACTGCACACAAGCTGACATTCTCTATCAGGCTGGCAGTGGGAGTGCCTGTGCTGGGTGCTGAGAACAAACACCGGAGAGCCAATATGCCAGTTTCAAGTCTGGCATCCTATGTACTAAAAAAGTATTCTTCTGGAATCTTGTCTTGTCATCTctaattgaaatacattttaagtgaaatcattttctgaataaaacaaGTCCTCTTTGGTCTTCATACAGAACACAACAAGCGACAGCGATTTGTCATACGACCTGGTGCCAGGAGAGGAGGCTGATAGGACCACACTGGGTATCCCCGTCAACATCTTGTGCAGTGACGTCCCCATCCACTGGGCCGCGCTGGTGAGTTATGCTGCAGAATACCACCTGGGAAACTATTTATCAGTTTCAGGTAGTGGGTGGTATGGGGGGCAGCTTTAGGATCCAAAACTGCCATCTGCATATTGGTGTGCTCCAGGATTCTGAGCCCATCGGTGGTGTGCTAAATAGAAGTTCTCTCACTCCGAGGTTTATTCTGGTTAGATTTTAAACATTGAGCTATTTCTAGTTGCTTTTACATGAACCTCACATATATCCAATCCACAAAGGCCCGAACTTTGACCCAACAGAAGAGACATGGTGGCTTCCCTTTCATGTTTGATGAATTATGAGAATTATGGTTCCCACATCCGAAGCCACGTGAGGTCCATAATTCACCAAACATGGCCAAGTCGCCAAGTCTCTTCTGTTGGGTCAAAGTTTGGACCTCATGGTTGGGATCTATACGAGGTTCACTTTCCAATGCCTAGAAAccagtaaatcattt of the Pyxicephalus adspersus chromosome 11, UCB_Pads_2.0, whole genome shotgun sequence genome contains:
- the LOC140341080 gene encoding surfactant protein C-like; its protein translation is MNEKRKTWAWAVIVLFLLAIIVVGATLIGVYMTQKHTEAVVEMAFHAKSGEKVQQTVMLNDEVNMAAFYVSSNNVSSTILYDYNHGFIGFRRSNGKNCYIVKMGKINVPTMADILKSIKQFQRQNTTSDSDLSYDLVPGEEADRTTLGIPVNILCSDVPIHWAALSDNPQQRWKISIRFNIFGIEVNFTFES